The following proteins come from a genomic window of Panicum hallii strain FIL2 chromosome 8, PHallii_v3.1, whole genome shotgun sequence:
- the LOC112903010 gene encoding 3-aminomethylindole N-methyltransferase-like isoform X2 encodes MANIAPPPASTLAAYGALDKEDELCLQAQELMLAYNKSLVLRAAIQLGLIDALCAAPAAVTADELAQQIKAVDRANTAASVERILGYLACVNVVRCSAETMGPDGEVLRRYTPAPVCRWLTKNDGKGSLGLFAVFLGDPDHMLPWHHIADAVVSGGPSSFERIQGTPFFDYLGKKNQRLGMLFDDAMADHSVILVTKMLERYRGFDDVRRLVDVGGGTGNTLQMITSRYKHITGINYDLPQGVEHVSGNMYESVPSGDAVLLQWMLLMQTDEQCITILKNCYKALPDGGKVIVIDGIRPEIPDPTSPAARDAFSLDMCMFVLFKGKERTEREFTKLARESGFTGAVRTTYIFLNFYAIEFTK; translated from the exons ATGGCGAACATTGCCCCTCCCCCTGCTAGCACTCTCGCTGCGTATGGCGCTCTTGACAAAGAGGACGAGCTCTGCTTGCAGGCGCAAGAACTCATGTTGGCATACAACAAGTCCCTGGTCCTCAGGGCGGCGATCCAGCTCGGCCTCATCGACGCGCTGTGCGCGGCCCCCGCCGCGGTCACCGCGGACGAGCTTGCCCAGCAAATCAAGGCCGTGGACAGGGCCAACACGGCCGCCTCGGTGGAGAGGATCCTCGGCTACCTCGCGTGCGTCAACGTGGTGAGGTGCTCGGCCGAGACGATGGGCCCCGACGGCGAGGTCCTTCGGCGGTACACGCCGGCGCCGGTGTGCCGGTGGCTCACGAAGAACGACGGCAAGGGGTCGCTGGGCCTCTTCGCCGTCTTCCTCGGCGATCCGGACCACATGTTACCCTG GCATCACATAGCCGACGCGGTGGTCTCGGGCGGACCGTCGTCCTTCGAGAGGATCCAAGGGACGCCGTTCTTCGACTACCTGGGGAAGAAGAACCAGCGGCTGGGCATGCTGTTCGACGACGCCATGGCCGACCACTCGGTGATTCTGGTCACCAAGATGCTCGAGCGTTACAGAGGGTTCGACGACGTCCGGCGGCTCGTTGACGTCGGCGGGGGCACGGGCAACACCCTGCAGATGATCACCTCCCGGTACAAGCACATCACGGGCATCAACTACGACCTGCCTCAAG GTGTGGAACATGTATCTGGAAACATGTATGAGAGCGTACCCTCTGGAGATGCGGTCCTTTTGCAGTGGATGCTGCTTATGCAGACAGACGAGCAGTGCATCACAATACTGAAGAACTGCTACAAAGCTCTCCCTGATGGAGGGAAGGTGATCGTCATAGACGGTATCCGGCCGGAGATCCCAGACCCGACTTCTCCAGCTGCACGCGACGCCTTCTCCTTGGACATGTGCATGTTTGTCCTTTTCAAGGGGAAGGAGAGGACGGAGAGGGAGTTCACCAAGCTTGCCCGGGAATCTGGCTTCACTGGTGCTGTCCGTACGACCTACATATTCTTGAACTTTTACGCGATTGAGTTCACCAAGTAG
- the LOC112903010 gene encoding 3-aminomethylindole N-methyltransferase-like isoform X1, whose amino-acid sequence MANIAPPPASTLAAYGALDKEDELCLQAQELMLAYNKSLVLRAAIQLGLIDALCAAPAAVTADELAQQIKAVDRANTAASVERILGYLACVNVVRCSAETMGPDGEVLRRYTPAPVCRWLTKNDGKGSLGLFAVFLGDPDHMLPWHHIADAVVSGGPSSFERIQGTPFFDYLGKKNQRLGMLFDDAMADHSVILVTKMLERYRGFDDVRRLVDVGGGTGNTLQMITSRYKHITGINYDLPQVLSQAPSIPCVEHVSGNMYESVPSGDAVLLQWMLLMQTDEQCITILKNCYKALPDGGKVIVIDGIRPEIPDPTSPAARDAFSLDMCMFVLFKGKERTEREFTKLARESGFTGAVRTTYIFLNFYAIEFTK is encoded by the exons ATGGCGAACATTGCCCCTCCCCCTGCTAGCACTCTCGCTGCGTATGGCGCTCTTGACAAAGAGGACGAGCTCTGCTTGCAGGCGCAAGAACTCATGTTGGCATACAACAAGTCCCTGGTCCTCAGGGCGGCGATCCAGCTCGGCCTCATCGACGCGCTGTGCGCGGCCCCCGCCGCGGTCACCGCGGACGAGCTTGCCCAGCAAATCAAGGCCGTGGACAGGGCCAACACGGCCGCCTCGGTGGAGAGGATCCTCGGCTACCTCGCGTGCGTCAACGTGGTGAGGTGCTCGGCCGAGACGATGGGCCCCGACGGCGAGGTCCTTCGGCGGTACACGCCGGCGCCGGTGTGCCGGTGGCTCACGAAGAACGACGGCAAGGGGTCGCTGGGCCTCTTCGCCGTCTTCCTCGGCGATCCGGACCACATGTTACCCTG GCATCACATAGCCGACGCGGTGGTCTCGGGCGGACCGTCGTCCTTCGAGAGGATCCAAGGGACGCCGTTCTTCGACTACCTGGGGAAGAAGAACCAGCGGCTGGGCATGCTGTTCGACGACGCCATGGCCGACCACTCGGTGATTCTGGTCACCAAGATGCTCGAGCGTTACAGAGGGTTCGACGACGTCCGGCGGCTCGTTGACGTCGGCGGGGGCACGGGCAACACCCTGCAGATGATCACCTCCCGGTACAAGCACATCACGGGCATCAACTACGACCTGCCTCAAGTTTTGTCTCAGGCTCCATCTATCCCTT GTGTGGAACATGTATCTGGAAACATGTATGAGAGCGTACCCTCTGGAGATGCGGTCCTTTTGCAGTGGATGCTGCTTATGCAGACAGACGAGCAGTGCATCACAATACTGAAGAACTGCTACAAAGCTCTCCCTGATGGAGGGAAGGTGATCGTCATAGACGGTATCCGGCCGGAGATCCCAGACCCGACTTCTCCAGCTGCACGCGACGCCTTCTCCTTGGACATGTGCATGTTTGTCCTTTTCAAGGGGAAGGAGAGGACGGAGAGGGAGTTCACCAAGCTTGCCCGGGAATCTGGCTTCACTGGTGCTGTCCGTACGACCTACATATTCTTGAACTTTTACGCGATTGAGTTCACCAAGTAG